A window of the Leptospira brenneri genome harbors these coding sequences:
- a CDS encoding cytochrome c-type biogenesis protein CcmH — MNRRFPKLFLIGLCFLFPTLLLAQKTTTNLKEEGQIQTFLKVTEQIRCICLPSLPIQSCSFNMCAASSYLKTFIENRIKDGMKEEEIISKMENGFGNSVLQDPIVVMFQENGNQGMVDSIVYGFGPKILAQPDGTWINFTLFALGVFGLFGIYKYGTKKSRGAVVTDQKTKSDDLKATTDQIKDKIRKLEEES; from the coding sequence ATGAACCGACGTTTTCCCAAACTCTTTTTAATTGGATTATGTTTTTTGTTTCCAACCCTTTTATTGGCTCAAAAAACAACTACCAATCTGAAAGAGGAAGGCCAAATCCAAACCTTCCTTAAAGTAACAGAACAAATTCGTTGTATTTGTTTGCCAAGTCTTCCCATCCAGTCTTGTTCTTTCAATATGTGTGCTGCCTCCAGTTACCTAAAAACCTTTATTGAAAACCGAATCAAAGACGGAATGAAGGAAGAGGAAATCATTTCTAAAATGGAAAATGGTTTTGGGAATTCTGTTTTACAAGATCCCATTGTCGTGATGTTTCAAGAAAACGGAAACCAAGGGATGGTGGATTCGATCGTTTATGGATTTGGCCCCAAAATTTTAGCACAACCCGATGGAACTTGGATCAATTTCACCTTATTTGCGTTAGGCGTTTTCGGGTTATTTGGAATTTATAAATACGGAACCAAAAAAAGCCGCGGAGCCGTCGTTACAGACCAAAAAACAAAGTCCGATGATCTAAAAGCCACTACCGATCAAATCAAAGATAAAATCCGTAAACTCGAAGAAGAATCCTAA
- a CDS encoding heme lyase CcmF/NrfE family subunit: MNNLGTVLLSASLAILIFSVLQTIYGIYKQERKAIELGRLALMTNPFVIVLTFTVLLTQLVRSDYSNYYVVMHSSEHLPLFYKMTSIWSGSSGSLLFWNLILNVFTFIVLWQTRKSIADRIPMMNLILAVLSGFFSFLAVFYGDAQPFREFVPEAAAGRGLNPLLQHWAMIIHPPILYIGYVSISIPFAIAMSALVSGQLSEDWMKFIRKWTLFSWFFLGTGILLGSKWAYEELGWGGYWAWDPVENASLMPWLLTSAFVHSVVIQERRGMLKFWNMLLVILAFHFSLLGTWITRSGVLEGPHSFSKSTIGTPFIIYIIGSFLFFTGFVIYRRKHLTPERNLEAITSKEGSFLLNNFLLVLSTAAILLGVFSPLLYGKEFKAPWFNSWGVPAGIFLLLLMGAAPLLAWRKGAGAVFFSTLLKPFIAGIIGGGLYILFYSQNFTKPDSKYGDILAEVYSVLTVAIGVFTISGIIQEYYRGIRARREEFQNENLFVAGYRMLLKNKRRYGGYLVHFSLVLIFIGYAGNAFKINTSVRFFYELQPPTSEEIVYQSIDKAMIGGYQIEASTLKLKPVLISGLGGEPNIQNVIVSQEGTYSIFRGTDKLAELATERRFYPQISHLTGDFETHIPTSEPAILSMAKEDFYIQLGAIETSDLKSENPDLPLMFMQYYFTPGSEMDKLKFFLNFPRQIVANLEVWVNPLVKLIWIGSLLYFLTGIFLLLPIGEKKKKAVG; this comes from the coding sequence ATGAATAATTTAGGAACCGTCCTTCTCTCTGCCTCTCTCGCCATTTTAATTTTTTCCGTATTACAAACCATCTACGGAATTTATAAACAAGAAAGAAAAGCGATCGAACTCGGTCGTTTGGCTCTAATGACAAATCCTTTTGTCATTGTCCTTACTTTTACCGTTTTACTCACACAACTTGTTAGATCTGACTATAGCAACTATTATGTGGTGATGCATTCAAGCGAACACCTACCTCTGTTTTACAAAATGACATCCATCTGGTCAGGGTCTTCTGGAAGTTTATTATTTTGGAATTTAATTCTTAACGTATTTACCTTTATTGTATTATGGCAAACCCGTAAGTCCATTGCAGATCGAATTCCGATGATGAATCTCATCCTTGCAGTTCTTTCTGGATTTTTTTCTTTCCTTGCTGTTTTTTATGGAGATGCACAACCATTTCGTGAATTTGTTCCCGAAGCAGCCGCAGGCCGGGGCCTAAACCCTCTTCTCCAACATTGGGCGATGATCATACATCCACCTATCCTTTACATTGGTTATGTGAGTATATCGATTCCTTTTGCCATTGCCATGTCTGCTCTTGTGTCAGGCCAACTTTCTGAAGATTGGATGAAGTTCATTCGTAAATGGACTTTGTTTTCATGGTTCTTTCTCGGAACAGGAATTTTACTCGGATCAAAATGGGCCTATGAAGAGTTAGGTTGGGGTGGGTATTGGGCATGGGATCCAGTAGAAAATGCTTCCCTCATGCCATGGCTTCTTACCAGTGCCTTTGTGCATTCTGTTGTCATCCAAGAACGAAGAGGAATGTTAAAGTTCTGGAATATGTTACTTGTGATCCTTGCCTTTCACTTTAGTTTGCTTGGAACTTGGATCACTCGTTCCGGAGTTTTAGAAGGTCCCCATAGTTTTTCCAAATCAACCATTGGAACTCCTTTTATCATTTATATCATTGGTAGTTTTCTTTTCTTTACTGGTTTTGTAATTTATAGAAGAAAACATCTCACACCAGAAAGAAATTTAGAAGCCATCACTTCCAAAGAAGGAAGTTTCCTTTTAAACAACTTTTTACTTGTTCTTTCTACAGCTGCTATCTTGTTAGGTGTCTTTTCTCCACTTCTTTATGGAAAGGAATTCAAAGCGCCTTGGTTTAATTCTTGGGGAGTTCCTGCTGGAATTTTTCTTTTGTTATTGATGGGTGCGGCTCCCCTTCTTGCTTGGAGAAAAGGTGCCGGAGCTGTATTTTTTTCCACACTCCTAAAACCCTTTATCGCTGGAATCATCGGTGGTGGACTATACATCCTTTTTTATTCGCAAAACTTTACTAAACCAGATAGTAAGTATGGGGATATCCTCGCAGAAGTGTATTCGGTTCTAACAGTTGCTATCGGTGTGTTCACCATTTCTGGGATCATCCAAGAGTATTACAGAGGAATCAGAGCACGTAGAGAAGAATTTCAAAACGAAAATCTTTTTGTGGCCGGATACCGGATGTTACTCAAAAACAAACGCCGGTATGGTGGGTATTTAGTACATTTTTCACTCGTTCTCATCTTTATTGGATATGCGGGGAATGCATTTAAAATCAATACATCTGTTCGTTTCTTTTATGAACTCCAACCACCGACATCAGAAGAAATTGTATACCAATCTATAGACAAAGCCATGATTGGTGGGTATCAAATTGAAGCGTCCACTCTGAAACTCAAACCGGTTTTAATCTCTGGACTTGGTGGGGAACCAAACATTCAAAACGTAATTGTTTCTCAAGAGGGAACCTACTCTATCTTTCGAGGGACAGATAAACTTGCTGAACTAGCTACAGAACGTAGATTCTATCCACAGATCTCCCACCTAACAGGAGATTTTGAAACACATATTCCAACAAGTGAACCTGCGATCCTTTCTATGGCCAAAGAAGATTTTTATATCCAACTTGGTGCCATCGAAACCTCAGACCTTAAATCAGAAAATCCAGACCTTCCGTTGATGTTTATGCAGTATTATTTCACTCCTGGAAGTGAAATGGATAAATTAAAATTCTTTCTTAACTTCCCAAGACAAATTGTGGCGAACTTAGAGGTTTGGGTGAATCCACTTGTAAAACTCATTTGGATTGGATCTTTACTCTATTTTTTAACAGGGATATTTTTACTTTTACCTATTGGCGAAAAGAAAAAGAAGGCGGTTGGTTAA
- a CDS encoding cytochrome c maturation protein CcmE, producing MNRKFLTLLFLIGLSLGGIAFFSSQETSYLLLDASELAANPTKYSDQNLRVRGFVKVGSLVREGKKAKFDLELNDQIIPVYFTGATLLPDAFKEGTRARVDGKLERGVLVASHVEAKCASKYEAGYAEEK from the coding sequence ATGAATCGTAAGTTTTTAACTCTTTTATTTCTCATTGGACTCTCCCTTGGAGGGATCGCTTTTTTCTCCTCCCAGGAAACATCCTATCTCCTTTTGGATGCCTCTGAACTTGCCGCAAACCCTACAAAATATTCAGACCAAAACCTTCGGGTTCGAGGATTTGTGAAAGTGGGAAGTCTTGTTCGCGAAGGAAAAAAAGCCAAATTTGATTTGGAGCTAAATGACCAAATCATTCCTGTTTATTTTACAGGAGCCACTCTTTTGCCAGATGCCTTCAAGGAAGGGACAAGGGCTCGAGTGGACGGAAAGTTAGAACGAGGGGTTCTTGTTGCCTCTCACGTGGAAGCAAAATGTGCTTCCAAATATGAAGCGGGATACGCTGAGGAAAAATGA
- a CDS encoding YdcF family protein has protein sequence MDSIFFTLSKFGTVLLYPLPVFFLLAILLLFKTKSGHGKFRLFQIILFLYLASNAFVANFLVQSLEKDFPPISIKDLPKAEVAIVLGGMIQTISAHPGRPELSDSADRLTDAVRIYKAGKVKKILFTGGSGLLFADVYKEADLAKELFLDLGVPEKDLIWENKSRNTYENAVETKKLLAENKLNSSILITSAFHMKRAAGCFEKQEISFVPYPTDYRATNLQSGAFELYIPSAGFLEQTTMAIKEWVGYFVYRAKSYL, from the coding sequence ATGGATTCTATTTTCTTTACACTCTCCAAATTTGGTACCGTCCTACTTTACCCTTTGCCTGTTTTTTTTCTTTTAGCGATCTTACTTCTATTCAAAACAAAATCAGGACATGGAAAATTTCGACTCTTCCAAATCATTTTGTTTTTATATCTGGCCTCGAATGCCTTTGTTGCCAACTTCCTTGTTCAATCTTTGGAAAAAGACTTTCCTCCCATATCCATTAAGGACCTTCCGAAAGCCGAGGTAGCGATTGTATTGGGTGGAATGATCCAAACCATTTCCGCTCACCCCGGTAGACCTGAGCTCAGTGATTCAGCAGACAGGCTAACAGATGCTGTGCGAATCTACAAAGCAGGGAAAGTGAAAAAAATCTTATTTACCGGTGGATCAGGGCTTCTCTTTGCAGATGTTTATAAAGAAGCAGACCTTGCAAAAGAATTGTTTTTGGATCTAGGAGTTCCCGAAAAAGATTTAATTTGGGAAAACAAGTCCCGGAACACCTATGAGAACGCAGTGGAAACAAAGAAACTCTTAGCTGAAAATAAATTAAACTCGAGCATTCTCATCACCTCTGCCTTCCATATGAAACGAGCCGCAGGATGTTTTGAAAAACAAGAAATCTCTTTTGTTCCCTATCCGACAGACTACCGCGCCACCAATCTACAATCAGGGGCTTTTGAACTCTACATTCCTTCTGCAGGATTTTTAGAGCAAACCACAATGGCGATCAAAGAATGGGTGGGATATTTCGTATATCGTGCCAAATCCTATTTATAA
- a CDS encoding MBL fold metallo-hydrolase, translated as MKSLYLSSFIFLFSLYCFAETNVRKSHHTANGFKNPNPNFETKGLWNVLVWQFERFRLPNSLDPKDYPPFPVLENNGIDLKNNSSKLSVTWVGHATTLIQIDGVNILSDPIWSERCSPVSFIGPKRYTPPGIKIEDLPKIDIVILSHNHYDHTDLPTLKQLEEKFQPLVLTGLGNKKLLLGEGLKNVKEMDWWDETKANDLSITFTPTQHFSGRGILDRNETLWGSYLISGKKEKVYFGGDTGYYSHFREIGERFGSIDVAILPVGATEPRWMMQPVHVDPKETVQAFVDLKAKYLVPMHYMTFVLSDEPLDSPVPRTKEELKRSGISEGQFVPLKIGESRFF; from the coding sequence GTGAAGTCCCTATATTTAAGTTCCTTTATCTTTCTTTTTTCCTTGTACTGTTTTGCGGAGACAAATGTTCGTAAGTCCCACCATACAGCAAACGGATTTAAAAATCCAAACCCTAACTTTGAAACCAAAGGGCTTTGGAACGTGTTGGTTTGGCAATTCGAAAGGTTCCGACTGCCTAATAGTTTGGATCCCAAAGATTACCCACCTTTTCCCGTTCTCGAAAATAATGGAATCGATCTAAAAAACAATAGTTCTAAACTTTCTGTGACCTGGGTCGGCCATGCAACGACTCTCATCCAAATTGATGGAGTGAACATTCTGTCCGATCCCATCTGGAGTGAAAGATGTTCCCCAGTAAGTTTTATTGGTCCCAAGCGTTACACCCCGCCGGGAATCAAAATCGAAGACCTTCCCAAGATCGATATTGTGATTCTCTCGCATAACCACTATGATCATACGGATTTGCCTACATTAAAACAATTGGAAGAAAAATTCCAGCCCCTTGTGCTCACTGGGCTTGGTAACAAAAAGCTACTGTTAGGTGAGGGTCTGAAAAATGTGAAAGAAATGGATTGGTGGGATGAAACAAAAGCGAATGATTTATCCATCACTTTCACTCCCACCCAACATTTTAGTGGCCGGGGAATCCTCGATCGGAATGAGACCCTCTGGGGGAGTTATCTCATTTCAGGGAAAAAGGAGAAGGTTTACTTTGGGGGAGATACAGGATACTACTCCCACTTTCGGGAAATTGGGGAAAGGTTTGGATCGATTGATGTAGCCATTTTACCAGTGGGTGCGACCGAACCACGCTGGATGATGCAGCCCGTCCATGTGGATCCCAAGGAAACCGTCCAAGCTTTTGTCGACTTGAAGGCCAAGTATTTGGTTCCTATGCATTATATGACCTTTGTTCTCTCGGATGAACCCTTGGATTCTCCTGTGCCCCGCACCAAAGAGGAGCTAAAACGATCGGGAATCTCCGAAGGACAATTCGTTCCTTTAAAAATTGGGGAGTCTCGGTTTTTTTAG
- a CDS encoding sodium:proton antiporter, with protein sequence MLKKLLTTIVFLVCLSVTTAGLFAEDPTPVQAQTTTQEETGHSSHGESVHQELPYWSVLPFVAILLSIAILPVASHKTSHWWEDNNNKLILAVGLGAISFVVLLVYGYSHNIVHTVFFDYIPFIILLGSLFYISGGIVIKGDIHATPLNNTLFLLIGAGLASFIGTTGASMLLIRPLLKTNSERKHVVHTVVFFIFLVSNIGGSLTPLGDPPLFLGYLKGVPFTWTFKLLPEMLFATVILLTVYFVWDTFAYKKETKKDIKKDDKLAVPFSIGGQVNFIWLLGVILAVAFLNSNYIPEINNTPSLGFIREAVLLVLIGLSKFTSKEENRKFNNFTLHPIQEVAYLFIGIFITMIPALVLLEAHGKELGITQNWQFFWATGAFSSVLDNAPTYLTFGSLASGLLTPAGAAAPLTLGQFIGNVQAEEILKAISVGAVFMGANTYIGNAPNFMVKSVAEENKVKMPSFGGYLAYSMGILIPVFILITFVFFV encoded by the coding sequence ATGTTGAAGAAGCTTCTCACAACGATAGTATTCCTGGTTTGTTTGTCTGTGACAACGGCCGGTTTATTTGCGGAAGACCCAACTCCGGTTCAGGCGCAGACAACCACTCAGGAAGAAACAGGACATTCGTCTCATGGCGAATCAGTACATCAGGAATTACCGTATTGGTCGGTTTTGCCTTTTGTTGCCATTTTACTTTCCATTGCAATCTTACCGGTTGCTTCTCACAAAACTTCTCATTGGTGGGAAGACAATAATAACAAATTGATCCTTGCTGTGGGACTTGGAGCCATTTCCTTTGTGGTTCTTCTCGTTTATGGTTACAGCCATAATATTGTTCACACAGTGTTTTTTGATTATATTCCTTTTATCATTTTGCTTGGATCTTTGTTTTATATTTCCGGTGGAATTGTGATCAAAGGAGACATCCATGCAACACCACTGAACAACACCTTGTTTTTGTTAATCGGTGCGGGTCTTGCTTCCTTTATTGGAACTACAGGGGCATCGATGTTACTCATTCGTCCTTTGTTAAAAACAAATAGCGAAAGAAAACATGTGGTACATACTGTTGTGTTCTTTATCTTTCTTGTTTCCAACATTGGTGGGTCACTCACTCCACTTGGAGATCCTCCACTTTTCCTTGGATATTTGAAAGGAGTTCCTTTCACTTGGACATTCAAACTATTACCTGAGATGTTGTTTGCGACTGTAATTTTACTAACTGTTTATTTTGTTTGGGACACATTCGCTTACAAAAAAGAAACAAAAAAAGATATCAAAAAAGACGATAAACTTGCAGTACCATTCTCTATTGGTGGTCAGGTGAACTTTATTTGGTTACTTGGTGTGATTTTGGCTGTTGCTTTCTTAAACAGTAACTACATCCCAGAAATCAATAATACTCCTTCCCTTGGATTTATCCGTGAAGCAGTACTCCTCGTTCTCATTGGTCTTTCTAAGTTCACTTCTAAAGAAGAGAACCGTAAGTTTAACAACTTCACTCTGCATCCAATCCAGGAAGTGGCTTACCTCTTTATCGGAATTTTCATCACGATGATTCCCGCGCTCGTACTTCTCGAAGCGCATGGTAAAGAACTCGGAATCACTCAAAACTGGCAATTTTTCTGGGCAACAGGGGCTTTCTCTTCGGTTCTAGACAATGCACCAACTTACCTCACCTTTGGTTCGTTAGCTTCTGGACTCCTCACTCCAGCAGGGGCAGCAGCTCCTCTCACACTTGGTCAGTTCATTGGAAATGTCCAAGCAGAAGAAATTCTAAAAGCCATTTCTGTGGGTGCGGTGTTTATGGGTGCGAATACCTATATCGGTAACGCTCCTAACTTTATGGTGAAATCAGTTGCTGAAGAAAACAAAGTAAAAATGCCATCCTTTGGTGGATACTTAGCATATTCTATGGGAATCTTGATTCCTGTGTTTATTCTAATTACTTTTGTATTTTTCGTTTAA
- a CDS encoding DUF368 domain-containing protein: MPLSKKEILFCLLNGFLIGIANLIPGVSGGTFALILGLYDRLITAITSLNLDTIKVSLALVFGFWKEDVRKRFADEMKRIDFWFLVFLGIGLLLSVVSGAKLIQFLLQNHPQATLALFIGLIFPSLAVPYKLIEKHTVFVWLFLIPGILLTIVPSFFMGDSSGSENPLIAFLTGAVAISAMILPGISGSYIMLVLGEYQIVIGKLSTILEPSSIIFLAAFGIGCLLGLLIFTHFVKWLFAKYKSHTMTFLLGLILGSFFILWPFKDYANGQAIVGRSGEVKRDIQIATAKNVLPSDFAEAQIPLAALILGLVLGFGLNKLESLQEKKET; encoded by the coding sequence ATGCCTCTATCGAAAAAAGAAATTCTATTCTGCCTTCTCAATGGCTTTCTCATCGGGATTGCCAATCTCATTCCCGGTGTTTCCGGAGGAACCTTTGCCCTCATCCTCGGACTTTATGACAGGCTGATCACAGCCATTACATCTCTAAACTTAGATACCATCAAAGTGTCGTTAGCTTTAGTATTTGGATTCTGGAAAGAAGATGTAAGAAAACGTTTTGCTGACGAAATGAAACGGATTGATTTCTGGTTCCTTGTATTTCTCGGGATTGGTCTACTGCTTTCCGTAGTCTCAGGAGCCAAACTCATTCAGTTCTTACTGCAAAACCACCCGCAAGCAACACTTGCACTTTTTATTGGACTGATCTTCCCTTCTCTTGCAGTTCCTTATAAACTCATTGAAAAACATACTGTGTTTGTTTGGTTGTTCCTCATTCCAGGAATTCTACTGACGATTGTTCCGAGTTTCTTTATGGGTGATTCTTCTGGATCAGAGAACCCACTCATTGCCTTCCTGACAGGAGCCGTTGCCATTTCCGCAATGATTCTACCAGGGATCTCTGGATCTTATATCATGCTTGTACTCGGTGAATACCAAATTGTGATTGGAAAACTTTCGACCATCCTGGAACCAAGTTCCATTATTTTTCTTGCAGCCTTTGGAATTGGATGTTTACTCGGACTTCTTATTTTTACTCATTTTGTAAAATGGTTATTTGCAAAATACAAGTCACATACCATGACATTTTTACTTGGACTCATCCTCGGATCTTTCTTTATCCTTTGGCCGTTCAAAGATTATGCCAATGGCCAAGCAATTGTTGGTAGGTCAGGTGAAGTGAAACGAGACATTCAAATTGCAACAGCAAAGAACGTTTTGCCAAGTGATTTTGCAGAAGCGCAAATTCCACTGGCAGCACTGATTCTAGGACTTGTGCTTGGATTTGGTCTGAACAAATTGGAATCGCTACAAGAGAAAAAAGAAACATAA
- a CDS encoding sugar phosphotransferase, translating to MVSFFLPIFAILAVLSLILHTFYVYSRFGVKDVPNERSLHDVVTKKSGGMFFIPIFLLSVIGFLFFPNGDNFLPLPEGSSVRTDLYLLLAGVLLFCILGFVDDLYHLSPKLRLFLELTLVAVFLVFVDPEVQWIFGITFVKPLEILLLTIFIVFAVNLVNFMDGMDWYLVTTLFLSYFSLSLVSPHFYAMDHLGYRLYLILFVSMFGFVFYNFPRAKLFMGDSGSLALGFLVMVLPLFVGKWEKPNSEVWDITSFFYLFPYFWLDGIFILIKRFFQKKHLFSAHREHLYQRITETKLGKIGSLGIFSILNLAIVCIHFQLKTNGISNLRTFVILFLFSIISYGVLWSLIPRKNLA from the coding sequence ATGGTCTCTTTTTTCCTGCCAATCTTCGCCATTCTTGCAGTTCTTAGCCTAATTTTACATACATTCTATGTTTATTCCCGTTTTGGGGTCAAAGATGTGCCAAACGAAAGAAGCCTGCATGACGTGGTCACCAAAAAATCTGGGGGAATGTTTTTTATCCCCATTTTCCTTCTTTCGGTGATTGGTTTCCTTTTTTTCCCGAATGGCGACAATTTCCTGCCATTGCCTGAGGGTTCTTCCGTCAGAACAGATCTTTATCTTTTGTTAGCTGGTGTTTTATTATTTTGTATTTTAGGATTTGTAGATGATTTATATCACTTAAGTCCCAAACTCCGATTGTTTTTAGAATTAACACTAGTTGCAGTATTTTTAGTGTTTGTGGACCCAGAAGTTCAATGGATTTTCGGAATCACTTTTGTTAAACCCTTAGAAATCCTTCTTCTCACAATCTTTATCGTGTTTGCGGTCAATCTCGTTAACTTTATGGATGGGATGGACTGGTATCTAGTCACAACTCTGTTTCTTTCCTATTTTTCCTTAAGTCTCGTTTCTCCCCATTTTTATGCCATGGATCATCTGGGGTATCGTTTGTATTTAATCCTTTTTGTTTCTATGTTTGGGTTTGTATTTTACAATTTTCCAAGAGCAAAATTGTTTATGGGAGACAGTGGGTCTTTGGCCTTAGGATTTTTAGTCATGGTTTTACCATTGTTTGTTGGGAAATGGGAAAAACCAAATTCAGAAGTTTGGGACATTACCTCTTTTTTTTATTTATTCCCCTACTTTTGGTTGGATGGAATTTTTATCCTCATCAAAAGATTTTTCCAAAAGAAACATCTTTTCTCTGCCCACAGAGAACATCTCTACCAAAGGATTACAGAAACCAAACTAGGAAAAATCGGATCTCTCGGAATTTTCTCCATTCTAAATTTGGCGATTGTCTGTATCCATTTTCAATTGAAAACAAATGGAATTTCTAATCTTCGTACATTCGTCATCTTATTCCTTTTTTCAATCATTAGTTATGGAGTCCTCTGGAGTCTTATCCCTAGAAAAAACCTTGCATAA
- the dapA gene encoding 4-hydroxy-tetrahydrodipicolinate synthase, producing MFQGVYTAVITPFRQGKIDYDSYFKILENQIRSGVAGVVPCGTTGESPTLSYEEHKELIQKTVQVVAGKIQVIAGTGSNSTKEAIELTESACADGVDGILSVNPYYNKPTQEGMYRHFTEIANVSSKPVMLYNIPGRTNVNLLPETVARLAAHPKIAAIKEATGDLGQMAKVIAATPANFDLLSGDDNLTLPVLSIGGKGVVSVVSNLFPRACVDMVSLYLRGDLEASKKIYYKLLPVFINAFIETNPIPIKAAMSWFGYCENELRLPMTALSEGSPADAFKKTVFQLKEEGIV from the coding sequence ATGTTTCAGGGCGTTTATACCGCGGTCATCACCCCCTTCCGCCAGGGGAAAATCGATTATGATAGTTATTTTAAAATCCTAGAAAACCAAATCCGTTCCGGAGTGGCGGGTGTGGTTCCTTGTGGGACAACGGGAGAATCTCCCACCCTTTCTTATGAGGAACATAAGGAACTCATTCAAAAGACCGTCCAAGTAGTGGCAGGAAAAATCCAAGTCATTGCCGGTACTGGATCCAACTCTACAAAAGAGGCCATCGAACTCACTGAGTCGGCTTGTGCTGATGGGGTGGATGGAATTCTTTCGGTAAATCCTTATTATAACAAACCCACACAAGAAGGAATGTATCGCCACTTCACAGAAATTGCCAATGTCTCTTCTAAACCGGTGATGTTGTACAATATTCCGGGAAGAACAAATGTGAATCTACTCCCCGAAACGGTAGCAAGACTTGCGGCCCATCCAAAAATTGCGGCAATCAAAGAAGCGACTGGTGATTTAGGGCAAATGGCGAAAGTCATTGCGGCTACACCAGCTAACTTTGATTTATTGTCGGGAGATGATAATCTTACACTTCCTGTATTGTCTATCGGTGGAAAGGGAGTTGTTTCAGTTGTTTCCAATCTTTTCCCCCGTGCTTGTGTGGATATGGTGTCCTTATATTTACGTGGAGATTTGGAAGCATCTAAAAAGATTTATTACAAACTTCTTCCTGTGTTTATTAATGCGTTTATTGAAACCAATCCTATTCCAATCAAAGCCGCTATGAGTTGGTTTGGGTATTGCGAAAATGAACTTCGTCTTCCGATGACTGCTTTGTCTGAAGGATCTCCTGCGGATGCTTTCAAAAAGACCGTATTCCAACTCAAAGAGGAAGGCATTGTCTAA
- the dapB gene encoding 4-hydroxy-tetrahydrodipicolinate reductase, whose product MLSKRPYSNSKRKALSKIKVGVIGAGGRMGKAIIQVLSLSKKSELSAAVVREGAVYAGFDSGNHAGIKETGILLSTDLGKACEASDVLIDFSTHTGFESILNAALANKKPLVIGTTGLTDSDKALIQSAATSIPIVFSPNMSVGVNLLFKLTEIAAKVLDEDFDVEVLDIHHRHKKDAPSGTAMYLKEVLLNATKRSEENVIYGRHGMYSERDQKEIAMHTMRAGEVVGEHTVYFLSSEERIEITHKAQDRKTFASGAVKAAEFLHGKSKGLYNMFDVLGI is encoded by the coding sequence ATGCTTTCAAAAAGACCGTATTCCAACTCAAAGAGGAAGGCATTGTCTAAGATCAAAGTTGGTGTCATAGGTGCCGGAGGAAGGATGGGGAAGGCCATCATCCAAGTCTTATCTCTTTCCAAAAAATCAGAGTTAAGTGCAGCTGTTGTGAGAGAGGGAGCTGTGTATGCAGGTTTTGATTCTGGTAATCATGCGGGAATCAAAGAGACTGGGATTTTACTTTCCACTGATTTGGGGAAAGCATGTGAGGCATCAGATGTCCTCATTGATTTTAGCACCCATACGGGATTTGAGTCCATTCTGAATGCAGCATTGGCAAATAAAAAACCTTTGGTGATTGGTACAACTGGTCTGACAGATTCTGATAAAGCCCTCATCCAATCGGCGGCAACTTCCATTCCTATTGTTTTTTCACCAAATATGTCTGTGGGTGTGAATCTGTTATTCAAACTAACTGAGATCGCAGCAAAAGTGTTAGACGAAGATTTTGATGTAGAGGTTTTAGACATCCACCATCGCCATAAAAAGGATGCACCGTCTGGAACGGCCATGTATTTAAAAGAAGTTCTTTTGAATGCCACCAAACGTTCGGAAGAAAACGTGATTTATGGTCGCCATGGGATGTATTCCGAAAGAGACCAAAAAGAAATCGCCATGCATACGATGCGAGCAGGCGAAGTGGTCGGAGAACATACCGTATATTTTTTAAGTTCAGAAGAACGAATTGAAATCACTCACAAAGCACAAGATCGTAAAACATTTGCTAGTGGGGCGGTCAAAGCCGCTGAGTTCTTACATGGCAAATCCAAAGGCCTCTATAATATGTTTGATGTGTTAGGAATCTAA